Below is a genomic region from Neorhizobium galegae.
CCCCAGATCGAGCTGAAGCCGCTGCTGCTCATCGTCTTGCCGAGCGTCGCATTGTAACCCCAGTCCCAGGTCATCGGCAGGTATTCGGTGTAGAGAACCCCGATTGTGGCATCGAGGTCCTTCACCTGCTTGCACCACTTGGAATTGATCGGGGTGACGACGGTCTGGAGCGAGTTTTTTGCTGTCGGGAAGCGGATACCGGAGTTGCTTTGCAGCACCCAGTTGCGCTCGGATTGGACCCCGTCCGTCAGAATCAACACGAGTTTCAGCGGCGCATCCTTGGTGGTTCCGTCTCCGGCCGTTCCGATCATGGGCTTGAGGGCCGTCAGCGAAGTGTCGAAATATGTCCCGTCTTCGGAGGTCGCGCTCGTCATGCCGCTGGTTTTACTGTTCAGTTTTGTGCGGGCCGCCGAGGTCGAGAAGGTCGGAGACAACACCTGGGTCGCGGTTTCGCCAAGGGTATAGAGGCCGACCCGGATGCGCTCATGTGCGGCGTCTGCCGTGTCGATGAGGTCTAGAACTTCTCGCGCGGCGTCCACCGAGACATCGGCCCGCAGCTTGATGTTCATCGCGACCGACAGGTCGTAGACATTGCTGTAGGTCTTGCTCTTGTAGGTGAAGGTCGTCCCTTCCGGCGTATGGCACGCAAAGGCGCAGTTGGCCGGTGACGCCATCAGGCTGGACTGACCGGCGCTCGTCGCCGCGAGCAGCATCGAAGCGGATTTGTCGAGTACGATATGGACGTCGAGATAGGCGCGGCCTGGACCTTCGACCGACGAGGAGGTGGCCACGCCGACGCCGTCGATGCCTGCAATCTTGAGCAGCGTCGTGGACACCGTCGCGCGGGCCGTCGCGGTGATCTTACGGTTCGATGTGTCGATGTCGATTTCTTCGAGCGTGTAACCGCCGCTCCCGAGATCGGTCTGGGCAGCGAACCACTCCTGGATGCGCTTCTTGAGCGCGGCATTGTCCAGTGTTCCCACGCTTTTCACTGCGCCGAGCAAGGCGGAATCGAGATCGGCCTGCATTTTCGAACGGGCGTTATAGGCCCGCACGTAGTCGAGGCTGGCGCCGACGGCGGTGATCAGCGGCACGAGCAGCAGAGAGAACATGATGGCAATATTGCCGCGGCGATCCGCGAGCAGGCCAGAAAGAGCGTGAAGCCGCCGCGGATTGGACATAGGGCCGGAAAATCATCCCTGTGAATAATCGGCCGATACTATAATGGATTCCTAATTTAATGATTAATCGCATTGCGGGTGGCGGGTTCCCGGCCACGCCGCCGAGGATATCGCGGGTCAGGTCGGCAAGAGGGCAATACTCACCACCGGAGCAAGGTCAGCTCGCCATAGCCTCTTCGTACTCCGACGACAGCATCAGCCATTCGTCTTCGGCCGACGAGAGCTTTGCGGCGGCTTCTCCGCGTTCCTTGGCCTTCTGGGCCGCCTTGGCGGGGGCTTTTTCGTAGAGAACCGGGTCTGCAAGTTCCTTATCAAGGGCCTTGATCAGTTTCTCGAGCTTGGCGGTTACGGCCTCGATTTCGTTGATCTTTTTCTTGAGCGGTGCCAGCGAGGCGCGCTTTTCGGCATTCGCCTTGCGCTGGTCCGCCTTCGAGGAAAGATCTTCCGTCAGTTCAACTTTTTCTTCTTTTTTTTTA
It encodes:
- a CDS encoding TadE/TadG family type IV pilus assembly protein, whose translation is MSNPRRLHALSGLLADRRGNIAIMFSLLLVPLITAVGASLDYVRAYNARSKMQADLDSALLGAVKSVGTLDNAALKKRIQEWFAAQTDLGSGGYTLEEIDIDTSNRKITATARATVSTTLLKIAGIDGVGVATSSSVEGPGRAYLDVHIVLDKSASMLLAATSAGQSSLMASPANCAFACHTPEGTTFTYKSKTYSNVYDLSVAMNIKLRADVSVDAAREVLDLIDTADAAHERIRVGLYTLGETATQVLSPTFSTSAARTKLNSKTSGMTSATSEDGTYFDTSLTALKPMIGTAGDGTTKDAPLKLVLILTDGVQSERNWVLQSNSGIRFPTAKNSLQTVVTPINSKWCKQVKDLDATIGVLYTEYLPMTWDWGYNATLGKTMSSSGFSSIWGGTVASGKSSSTRTAYIPKALEECATSGDLFLQANSAEEIEEGLSSLFKQYLSKVRLTN